GAGAATCTGGTCGTAGGGCTTGTTGCGGTTGCGGTTGGTGCCCGTGCTGCCGTTGTGGTCCACCGGGTGCGGGCCCGCCGTCGTCACCACCTGACGGAAGGTGGCGAAGCACGACTCGTTGAAGTTGTCCGTGTTCAGGTCGCCGCCGATGATGAGGTAGTCGTTCGCGGGGACCTGCGAGCGGACCTGGCTGACAATGGCCTGCGCCTCCGCGTTGCGGTTGCTGGCACTGGAGGTCAGCAGGTGCACGCTCACCACCCAGAGCTTGCGCGGACCCGGGATGTCGATGCGCGCCCAGGCGAAGTCGCGGTTGCTCACGCGGGGGTCCGGCCACTGCCCGGACTCGAGGATGGGCCAGCGGCTGATGACGCCATTGGGAATCTGCGCGCCCGTCTCGCGGGACCAGTAGAAGCCCGGCGCGATCTGATCCACCAGCGTGCTGACGGACGAGGTCGAGTTGTTCCCGTAGTTGAACTCCTGCATCAGCACGATGTCCGGATCCACGCCCTTGATGAGACGGATGCCGTGGCCGGGGTCATAGGACTGGTAGCGGCCACTGCTCAGGTTGGACGCCATCACCCGGATGTTGGTGAAGCCCCCGTCCGTCCCAGCGTCCGTGCCCGCGTCCTCGTCCACGTCGGAGCCGGCGTCCGGCTGCGTGCCCGCGTCGGTGCCCGCATCCACGTCCGTGCCAGCGTCGGTGCCGGCATCCACGTCCGTGCCGGCGTCAGGCTCCGTGCCCGCGTCGGGCTCGGTGCCCGCATCAGGCTCCGTGCCCGCGTCGGGCTCGGTGCCCGCGTCGTCCTCGCCCGTCGTGCCACCGTCGTCATCGGACGAGCCCGCGTCCTCCGACACGCCGCTGTCCGGCTCACCCGTCTCGCCGGCGTCCTCCTCCGCCCCCGCGTCGGGAGCGGGCGCCTCGCAGGTGCCGCTCGGGACGCAGAAGTTGCCCCCGGCGCCTTCGCAGCAGACCGCGTCCGGATGCGCGCAAGCCGCCTGCGCATCACACGCCTGGACACAGAGATGGCGGTTGTACGACTCGACGAAGAGGCACGCCTCGCCCTGGGAGCAGTCCTCGGCGACACCCTCGGGGGAGCAGTCCGTCCAGAGCACCCCACCGTCCTCGAGCGGAACGGGAAGCCGTGGCGGCGTGCTGTCACCGCACGACACGGTGAGGAGGGTGAGCGTCACCGCCGCACTCAGTAGGAATGTGAGGGTCTTCTTCATGCTGTCGGACTCGGGAGTCGGAAGGGGGAACGTCGCCTGCCACACCTGGGGCCGACGGCCACCGCAGTATAGGAAATCCCAATGTGACGGTCCCGTGACTTATGGCGTGGCTGAACGTTTTTAGCGTTGCAGTCCTGTCAAATCTCCACTCCGAGTCCAGAGAGCCCGGCACGCCCGTCGCAGAAAGAGACGCCATGGCCCGTGGTGGGGTGCGACAAAGGCGAAGAAGGAGGAGACGACATGGAACCGCCGAAGCCCCCGGTGACGCTGCGCTTCCACGGCGCGCTGAACGACTTCCTGCCCCCCGCGCGCCGGGAGCAGACGTTCCCCCATCTCCTTCAGGGCACGCCCGCGGTGAAGGACCTCATCGAGTCCCTGGGACCGCCCCACCCCGAAGTGGACGTGGTGCGTGTGGATGGTGAAGCCGTGGGCTTCACCCACCGGATCCAACCCGGCGCTCACGTGGAGGTGTACCCCGTGTCGATGGACCCGGCGCCGGGCCCACGACTGGTGCCGCCGCTTCAGGACATGCCCCGCTTCGTGCTCGACGTGGGCCTGGGTCGGCTCGTGGGGTTCCTGCGGATGCTGGGCTTCGACTCTTTGTGGCGCAACGACTACGCGGACGAAACGCTGGCGCGCGTGTCCCATGACGAGGACCGCGTCCTGCTTTCGCGCGACATCGGGGTCCTCAAGCGGGGTGAAGTCGCCCGGGGCTATTTCCCCCGCTCGACGGACCCGGCGGAGCAGTTGGTGGAGGTGGTGCGCCGCTACGGGCTGACGTCCCGCATGCGCCCCTTCTCCCGCTGCGTCGCGTGCAACGCGCCACTGACCTCCGCCGAGCCGTCCGAGGTGGCCGGCCGCATCCCGGAGCGCGTGGCGGAGCGGCACTCACGCTTCCAGCAGTGCCCGGACTGCCAGCGTGTCTACTGGGCCGGCACGCACCACGAGCGGATGCAGGCCCTGGTGGACCGGCTGCGTGAGCTCGAGGGTTCCCCGTAGACACCCCGTCCCCTCAGAAAATGGGAACCCGAGAAGTGGCTGAGCTGTAACGGAAACCCCGCAAGTAATTGCAACTCCGCAACTCTTGCGAGGTCCTGGCAGACCCAGCCCGGAAGTACGACCCAAACGTTGCCCCCGAGTTCCGGGCGGTTACAGTGCCGCCCGCCGGGCATGCCATTTGCCTAGGAAAGAACACTGGTATCGCCCTCAAGGGCGGGAGAGCCAGGGAGATCCGCGACATGGTGCAACGTCCCACAACCCGACGGCGGCAAGGAGGCTTCACGCTGCTGCTCGCCTTGGGCGTCGTCACGATGGTCACCCTCGCGGTGCTCCTCAGCTTCGGCGTGGTGAGCCGCGAGGCCGACGTCCAGGGCGACAGCCGCCGCTACAAGGAGGCGTACTTCGCCGCGGAGGCGGGTCTGGCGGAGGGGCGCGAGGCCATGCGCATCCGGCTCCGAACCAACTCGACCTACAACGAAGCCCTCGGGGCGCTCACCATCATCAACGAGCCTGGGCTGGAAGGAGGCCTGCGCCCCTTCTTCGAGGTGCTTCCGGGCCCCGACGGTGTGGGGAGCTGGAACTCGCTGGCCATCGACGAGACAGAGCTCGCCCCCCAGGAACGCCAGAGCAACGGGGGTGAGGCTTACAACGGGTTGCCCCTCCAGGAAAACGTGCGCTACCGCGTCTTCGCGCGGGACGACGAGGAGCAGACGGCGGGCATCCCCAATGACAACAACAAGCAGATCTGGCTCATCGCCGTGGGCGAAGTCGTAGGCCCCGCAGGCAGTCGGCCCACGCGCGCCGTCATCCACGCCCTCATCACCAATGAGAATTCAGTGGCGGTGACCAGCCCGGGCACAGTGCAGACCGGCGGCGGCCCCGACAACACCTACAACAGTTCGGGAGCGGCGCCCGTCGCCCTCAACACCGTCGCGACCCTCCCCACCAATCCCTGAGCCAAGCCCTCCATGAAACGACTCCTCCTGTTACCGCTCCTCCTTCTGCCAGGCCTGGCCGCTGGCGCTGCGGACGAAGGCAAGCTCGCTTTCGAGAAAGCCTGCGCGCGCTGTCACAGCGTGACCCCCTTGGCGGCGAGCCAGGGCAAGACCCAGGCCGCGGCAAAGCGCGCGCCCCGGAGCAAGCGGGGCCGAAACATGGACCTGGCGCCCCTGATGCAGCAACGCACGCCCGAACAACTGCGCACGTGGATCGCAGGCCCCCATCGCATCAACCCCAAGACAAACTGCGATACGCGGCTATTGCCCGACGGCGACCGGGAGCTGCTCCTCAACTATCTGGCGATCGGCATCCACCCGCCGCCGCCCACGCGAGAGGAATTGCTGCGTCAGCAGTTCGAAAAGGACCTCGCGGCAAGCCGTGACCAGAAACAGCGCAAGGCGAATGATGCTGCCCGCCGCGCCCAGGGGAAGAAGTGATGCGGACCCTCTCTCGGACCTTCGCCGCGCTCGCGCTGCTCACCGCGCCGCTCGCGCACGCACAGACCTCGCAGGAGAACCCTGCCCGGCTGTGTGAAGACCAGCTCGACCAGAACAAGCAGCCTGAGTTCAGCACCGACAACCTGGATATCCAGGAGTCGACCATCCTCATCACCTCGGACAGCCCCGCCCGGCTCCAACTCAACACGAACCGCACGGCGCTGAACTCCGAGTTCATCGAGTTCCCGTTCGACCAGAACGTCACCATCAACTACGTGTACGAGTCCGCCGGCGCGTCCCACTCGCTCGGCTACCTCTACATGGACGACCTGCGCGACCGCGGGTACGTCGATGCCAACGGCAACCTGCTGGACACCAACCGCAACGGCATCTTCGACCTGCACGAGGACCTGTTCAACCTCGCGCCTCGGACCGGCACGAAGGCGCGCCCGTACATCGGACAGACCCGGCGTTGCACGCGACTCTTCACGTCGGGTGGCGAGGAGTACAGCGAGCCCGAGATCGCCATGAACCAGAACTGCGACGCCACGTTCGTGAGGAACATCGACCTCGCGGATGCCCGTCCGGGCCTTGGCGGCACGTGGAACCGGACCGATCAGATCGGCGCCTTCGTCCCCAACTACCCCGCCGCCCCCATCCCGTGGGCCCAGAAGCCCAACAGGTTCTCGGACCGGGGACTCTTCCCCCAGATTCCCAACCTGTTGGAGCCTCCTTCCGAGGCCAACGGCCACATGGGATTGGGGCGAATGGTCTTCCTGCTCGCCGACGATGACGGCGGCCTGGACACCTTCCAGAACCTCGCGCCGGTCGAGGACCGGGGTCACTTCTCCGAGGGCATCCCGGACTACGACGTGTCCCGCTATGACCCGCGTGGCCTCGTGCGCGCCAACAACCCCGACGACGGTATCACGGCCTATGACCGCACCGTGGACATGGGCATGGTGGAGGGCGGCAAGGAGGTCATCTTCTTCATCGTCGCCTATTACAATAACAACCACGGTCCTCGAGAAGGCTACGTCTATCCCTGCCTCAAGCAGGACCCCAATGGACGGTGCGCACTGCACCTGCGCACGTCCATCAACGTCTTCTTCTCCAAGTCCGCTTGGAACCTGGACCAGAACCCCGAGGGCGGCGACGTGGTCGCCGAGCGCAACATCGGGTGCCAGTACCTGGAAGGCTGCAACCGGGACAATCCCGCGAGCACGCCGACCCAGGCTTGCCAGATCGCGGGCACCAACGAGTACGTCTGCGGCTGGCTGGACGGACCGATTGAGGAGTGGGGCACCACGCTCTACCGCCTCGCCAATGACGACCTCTTCGGCAACCTCGTGATGCCGATGGAGAAGGTGACGATTCCGCGGCCTCCGGGCGTGCGAAACCCCATGCCCCACGTCATCGTGGGCGCGCCCACCACCGACCCCTTCCGCTGGATTCTGGGCTTCGAGGACATCCCCGGCGGCGGTGACCGCGACTTCAACGACGTCGTGTTCGTCATCAACAAGCAGAACGGCGGAAGCACGCGCTCGGCCACCGTGTCCGGAGACATCTCGCCCGACATCGCCAACGACTTCGTCATCACGAAGGTGCGCTTCAAGCGGCAGGACGACTTCGCCCCCCAACCGCGTACGTGCGCGAACGGCGCCCCTTGCTTCTCCGAGGACGTCCCGGGCGCATGCACGCCGGAGGATGGTCCCGAGCCCACCATCACCTATTCACTGGCGGTGGACTGCCGCGTCTGCGAGCCGAACCCCGACTCCGGCGCCATCGAGTGCGTCCCAAATCCGAACACGCCCACGTGGTTCCCGGTGAACTTCCCGGACACCACGCCCCCCACCCAGGAGGTGGAGTTGGACATCATGGCCATGGGCTTCACGGGCTCGCAGCTCTGCTGGAAGGTGGACATCACCAGCCCCAACGAGCTGTGCCGTCCCATCATCGACGACGTCGAGGTGGGCTACCAGGCCGTCCGTGCCGGTGGCTACTCCCGCTCCTCGCCGTCCACGGTGGGTAACGCCATCGTCTGGGGTATCAACGAAACGCCGGGCAGCTCGTGGGGACGTGAAGGCACCTGGCCCAACACCGGCATGCCCAGCCCCGGCACCCGGGCCTACGACGGCCAGAAGGACTTCACCGTCCGCGGTCGCGTCTTCTTCCGCTCGCTGTACGACCCCGAGGACCCCAGCGTCACCACCGCCGAACAGCAGTGGGATGCGGGGCGGGTGATGGCCCTCTCCTTCGGAACCAATGGCCACACGTCCGACCCGATGACGCGCAAGCTCTTCACGATGAGCGCGGCGGGCGACCGCAGCACCATCGCGGACGAGATGTCGGACACCAGCAGCGCCAGTCCCCTCTTCCCGGACTCGCTCTGCGACCTGGAGCACAACGGACGGTTCCTCTACGACCTCAACAACGACGGCAAGTGCGGCACCCCCTCCATCACCGTGCCAGACAAGCACATCGCGGACCACACCAACGACCGCAACTTCCTGAAGGAGTGGCTGTACGGCTGGGAGGACCACTACACCCCTGGACCGTCGCTGCAGCGGCGCCCGTGGGCGCTGGGCGGCATCAACATGTCGACGGTCGCCATCAGCATCCCGCCCTACATGGACACCTGGGCCCTGAGCACCCGCGCTGGCGAACGGGACCACTACCGGCGCAACTTCATGGAGCCGCTCGCCGAACGGCCGACCGTGGCCTACCTGGGCACGATGAACGGCTACCTGCACGCGTTCGATGCGGGAGCGTTCCGCAATTCGACGAACGACGCTTGCAGCCCGACGGCGCAGGTGCGCGGCTACTTCGCCGCGGAAGCCGGCTGTGTTTCGCCTGGCATCACGCCCCGCAACTACGGCGAGGGAACCGACCTGTTCACGTACATGCCGCGCATGTTGCTGGAGCGCTACCGCAACCTGTACGTGCGCTTCAATGGCTCCGGCAATCTGCCCCGGCCCACCATGGATGCGTCGCCCAGCATCGCCAACGTGGACTTCGGCATCCCGGAGAGACAGCCTTGGACTCGCGCGACGTCTGCGTCGAAGAACCAGGGCGCGAAGACCGTTCTCGTGAGTGCCTCGGGCAGGAACAGCCCGGTCGTCGTTGCGCTCGACGTCACCAACGCCAACGACCCCTGGTACCCGTTGCCCCTGTGGGAGTTCAACCTACGGGACCCCGCCACGGAACTGGCCTTCTCCAGCGCCAAAATCTCCGACCCGACCATCGACCTCCCGGACAACTCAGGGTCGACCCATGCGCCGTCGATTGGCCGCCTGACCTGGGGAACGGAGACGGAGGGCCGGTGGACGACCATCGTGGGCACCGACTTCACGCCTTCTTCGCCGAGCCGAGCCGGCGCGCTCTATCTCATCGACATGAAGACGGGTCGGCCGCTCGACTATGGCTCGTCGCCCGGAGGCGCCAGGGCCGGCATCATCACCCTGGACCAGGGCTCCGGCATCGCCGCGGAGACGGCGTTGATCGACCTCGATCGCGACGGCAATTACGACGTGATGTACGTGCCCACCACCGCGGGCAGCGTCTACCGCATCAACCTGGACCAGGTGAACACGAGTGCGCCGCTGGGCCGCAAGGTGAAGGCCTGCAAGGTCGCGAGCGCCCCCGTGACCCTGTCGAACCACCCGGACGCCGCCACGGGACAGGACCCCATCTACCAGCAGATTCACTCCAACCTGGGCGTGAGCGTCATCCGGAACAGCGGTAGCCCGGTGATCCGCTTCTACTTCGGCACGGGCGACAACCCCGACGAGTTCTCCGACGGCCCGGCGGACAAGAGCAACTATCGCTATCACCTGCTCGCCTACGAGGACATCGACCCGATGGGGACTGGGACCTGCGCGCTGCTTGACCCGCTGTGGGTCCAGCAGTTGGACCCGGGACAGGCGGTCTGGGGTGGCGTCGCGCTGGCGGGAGACAAGGTCTTCGCGACCACCGCCGTGGGCGCGGCGGCGGACATCTGCAACCTGAGCGAGACCGAAAGCGGCCGGTACTACGAGTCCGGGCTGCTTCCGGATGGCAACAACGCGCCTTCGCTGCGCAGCGAGTCGCTCGGTGGCCATGGCGTGAATGCCCCCCTGGTGCATGACGGGCACCTCATCATCCCCACGGCGCTGGGAGAGGTGCAGATCAAGGGCAATGGCCGGTGGAACACCGGCAACGCCAATGGCGGCATGGCCCGCTCGAAGACGCTCATCTACGCCCCCAGCACGGACGGGAGAATCCAGCAGTGACATCCCAGCAGAAGCGTCAGTCCCGGGGTGTCACGCTCCTCGAGGTCGTGGTCGCCATGGCCGTCCTGATGTTGGGCATCGCGACGGCGATGCTGGTCGTCACCCAGACCAGCTATGCCAACCGCCGCAGCCTCACCGCCACGCAGGCGCAGCTCATCGCCGAGCAGGCACTGGAGAACATCACCCAGATGGGATGTTCACTGGATCCGCCCTGCATCAACCTGGTCGGCCTGGACGGGACCTTCACCGTCTTCCAGACGACCGCGGGGGAGACCCGGAACGTGGCGCCCGCGGACCCGGATGTCGTTGCACGCGAATTCGAGGTCGTCGTGGATGTGGACGTACCGTCCCAGCCCGCCACCATCGAGCCGGGGTCCATCGTTCCGGCGAACCTCACGCGGAACCTCGTTGTCGGCGAGCCCGACACAGCGGGCAACATCGCCCATGTGCGGGTCACGGTCAGTTGGCGTGAGCAGGAGCGAAGCGACCGGCAGGTGGTGATGCTCCAGACGAGGATGGCGCCGTGAGAACGCGTTTCATTCAAGCGGCCTCCAGGGCCTCCCGCGGCTTCACGCTCATCGAAGTGATGATTGCGAGCGCCATTGGCATCATCGTGCTCGCGGTGGGTCTGATGGCGGCCACCCAGATGCAGCGGCGTGCCCTCTTCGAGGAGCAGACGATGACGGCCCAGACGACGGGCCGGGCCATCAAGGAGCTGCTTGCCGCGGACCTCATGCGCACGGGCGCGGGGATGGGCAACGCGCCCATCAACTTCCACGACATGCGCAGGCATTCGGCGATTCAGGTGTGGACCGAGCCAGACCTGTCCACGGCGGTGGTGACACGCCCCTTTCTCGCGGACCCCAACTTCGCCCTGCCTCCGGCTGACTACGCGGCCTTCACGTCCGACGTCCTTCAGCTTCACTGGGGCGATACGCGCGGGATGGTGACACTCCAGAGTCAAAACTGCAGTTTCCCAAACGTGCGCGAATCGTCGCAGGTGTACTGCACGGCGCTCAATCCCTCCACGCTCCTGCAGCCCACCACCACCCCGACCGTCCCTGCCTTCGCGGTGAACCCCAACCGCCAGTTGGCCTGTCATCTGCGTGTCACTGGAGTCGACTCGGGGACACGACGCGTCACGGTTGAACCGGGAATGGGGGCGGACAACACAACCTTCGGTCCCTGTTCCGACGCGCCCTCCGGCAACTTCTGGAACGATGACCCCACTGGCGGAAGCTCCTGGTTCATCATGCGGGCCCAGAGCGCGTCCTACCGGGTGAACTGGGCGGGCGGAACGCCCGCGCTGGAGTACCTGGCCCCGGGTGCGGCGGACTGGGTGGTGGTCAGCCGCGATGTCGAGCGCCTCAAGGTGCGGCTCGCGGTCACGTCGGTCGCCCCGCCCCTTGGCGTCCTCCGATGGTTCCCTGATGTCGCGAACGGCCGGCCCAACCCCATCGATGAATGCACGATTGATACGTGTCCCATCGAATTGCACCCCGAACACGAGCTGGCACCACCGGGAACTCCCGAGGAACTGCGCGACCGGCTGTGGCAGCGGGTCCGAGAGGTCGAGGTCACCTTGACCGTCCGCACGGCCAAGCAGGACCGTGACGCCTTCAACCCGGCCCTGCCCATGGCCCTCGACGCGGAAGGTTTTCCCATCGATGGCTACAAGCGGCGCACGTTCACCTTTCGGGTCACACTCCGAAACTTCGCGGCGGGTGGACTCCTGCCTCGCCTGACGGAAACCTAAACATGCGGCACGTACGAGGCATCACGCTTCTGGAAGTCATGGTGACCGTGGCCATCATCGGTTTCATGGCCTCGATGGCCGTGCTGTCGATGCAGGGCTCCGTCGACCGCCAGCGGGAGAACGAGGCCACCCGCGAGCTGTGGGCCTCCGCGCTCCGCGCCCGGCAGCGCGCCATCTCCACCAATCAGCCCGTCCGCATCGTCGTGGAGAACATCGACCAGCAGGACGGCACCACGCGCACGATTGCGCGTTGGGAGCAGCTCACCTGCGGCAACACCTGGGACAACGCGAGCTGTCCCACGATGGGGTGTGAGAACGCCACATGCCGCACCCGGCCGGACTGCTGCAGCGAGCTGGGCCAGGACATCAACGTTCCCCGCACCATGAACGCCACGGCGATTCACGGGCTCTGCTTCATGCCCGGCAATGGACGCCCCGTGCTCCCGAATGACTTGAGCTGCATGCGGGACTCGCTCGATGACGCGGTCGCCCTGGACGCCGTCGCTCCGGGCAACATCCGCTTCAACTTCACCGGAGACAGGGTCCGCAGCCTCATCATGGTGGAGCCCCGTACGGGACTCTCCAGTGTGCTGGACTGCGACTCCCAGGCGGCCATCGACCGCCCCGTGGCGGAGTGCACGAACTGAGTTCGCGTCACCCCCTCCCCGGACATGTGCCGGGGAGGGAGCCGCTCCTGCGGCTCGCTACGCCGCCAGCGCCTCGCGGCACTTGAGGCAGACCTCACCGCCCTGCCCCACCGCTTCCGAGTACGTCCAGCAGCGCGGGCACTTCGCACCCTGCGCTGGAAGCACCTCGGCCGTCACGCGGACGCCTTCGCCAAACACCTGCGCCACCTCCAACACCTGCGCCGCCTCACCCTTCACGTCCGCCAGTTCCACCTGGCTGGTGATGAAGAGGCCCGGCAGCTCGGCCAGGTTCGCCTGGAGGAAGTCACGCGCCGCGCCCTCCGCCGTCAGCACCACCCGCGCCTCCAGCGATGCGCCGATGCGCTTGTCCCGCCGCGCCGCCTCCAGCACACCCTGCACCGCGCTTCGCACCGCGAAGAGCTTCGCGTAGCGCTCGGCCAGCGCCGGGTCCAGCTTCGTGGACACCGCCGGGAAGCCGCCCAGGAAGACGCTCTCCGCGGACTTGCCCGGCAGCGTCTGCCACGCCTCCTCCGCCGTGAAGCTCATCACCGGCGCCAAGAGCCGCAGCAGCACCGAGGCCACCTCGTACAGCACCGTCTGCGCGCCGCGCCGGGGCTGCCCGTCCGCGCGCCACGTGTAGAGCCGGTCCTTGAGGATGTCGAAGTACACGGCCGACAAGTCACCGGCGACGAAGTCCACCACCGTCGCGTAGACGAGGTGGAACTCGTAGTCCTCGTACGCCTTGCGCACCCGCGCCACCACCTCCGCCAGCCGGCCCAGTGCCCAGCGGTCCAGCGGGAGCAGCTCCGCCTCCGGCACCGTGTGCTTCGCCGGGTCGAAGTCGTAGAGGTTGCTCAGCGCGTAGCGGATGGTGTTGCGCACCTTCCGGTAGCCTTCCGACAGGCCCTTGAGAATCTGGTCCGACAGGCGCACGTCGTTGCGGTAGTCGCTGGCCGCCACCCACAGGCGCAGCACCTCCGCGCCGTACTGCTGGATGACCTTGTCCGGCGCCACCACGTTGCCGCGGCTCTTGGACATCTTCTCGCCCTGGCCGTCCACCACGAAGCCGTGCGTGAGGCACGCCTTGTACGGCGACACATCGCGCGTGCCCACCGACACCAGCATGGACGAATGGAACCAGCCGCGGTGCTGGTCACTGCCCTCCAGGAAGAGGTCCGCCGGGATGCGCTGCCGCTTCTCCAGCACCGCGGAGAACATGCACGCCGAGTCGAACCACACGTCGAGGATGTCCGTCTCGCGGCGGAACTCGCCCTTGCCGCAGCGCGGGCACTGGAAGTCCGCGCCCAGGAAGTCCTTCACCGGCGTGCGGTACCACACGCCCACGCCTTCCTTCTCCACCGCGGAGGCCACCTTCTCCATCAGCTCGGGTGACACCACCGCCTCCTCGCAGCCCTCGCAGTAGGCGATGCAGATGGGCACGCCCCACGTCCGCTGACGGCTGATGGTCCAGTCCGGCCGCATCTCCAGCATGCCGCGGATGCGGCTGTGCCCCCACGAGGGCACCCACTGCACCTTGTCCACCTGCTCCAGCACCACCTGCCGGAACGTCTGCGTCCCGTGGAACGGCGCGTCCATGGGGATGAACCACTGGTACGTCGCACTCAGGATGACGGGATTGCGGCAGCGCCAGCAGTGCGGATACGTGTGCGCCACCGTGTCCGTGGCGCCGTTGAGCAGCGCGCCCTTCTCCACCAGCAACTGGATGACCAGGGGGTTCGCCTCGAACACGCGCCGGCCTTCCAGCACCGGCCCCACCGTCTCGTCGTAGCGGCCATCCGGACGCACGGGGTTGTAGATGTCCAACCCGTACTTGAGGCCGACCTCGTAGTCCTCCTGACCGTGGCCCGGCGCCGTGTGCACCAGGCCCGTACCGGCATCCAGCGTCACGTGCTCGCCCAGGATGACGCGGCCACGGCGCTCGTAGAACGGGTGCTGGTAGGTGAGGTGCTCCAGCTCCTCGCCGCGCGCG
This genomic window from Myxococcus hansupus contains:
- the ileS gene encoding isoleucine--tRNA ligase — encoded protein: MSDTPPKEKDFKDSVNLPRTEFPMKGNLAQLEPRMLGWWAERGIWGKILEQNAGAEPFVLPDGPPYANGHLHAGHALNKVLKDIVVKYRNMSGRRCDFIPGWDTHGLPIEQAVEKRLKDKKIDKRTLARDAFLEACRAYALEFVDIQKAEFQRLGVFGSWEHPYKTLDFTYEAQEIRELATFARRGMLYRRKKPVYWCLYDQTALAEAEVEYENHTSPSVYVAFQAGPELAERLPSLKGKDVAFVIWTTTPWTLPSNLAVAVNPEFEYVFYQLGERVICVARELLPKVLAEVKADELAVKHVELPGGEVSAAALVDPSRILAYARGEELEHLTYQHPFYERRGRVILGEHVTLDAGTGLVHTAPGHGQEDYEVGLKYGLDIYNPVRPDGRYDETVGPVLEGRRVFEANPLVIQLLVEKGALLNGATDTVAHTYPHCWRCRNPVILSATYQWFIPMDAPFHGTQTFRQVVLEQVDKVQWVPSWGHSRIRGMLEMRPDWTISRQRTWGVPICIAYCEGCEEAVVSPELMEKVASAVEKEGVGVWYRTPVKDFLGADFQCPRCGKGEFRRETDILDVWFDSACMFSAVLEKRQRIPADLFLEGSDQHRGWFHSSMLVSVGTRDVSPYKACLTHGFVVDGQGEKMSKSRGNVVAPDKVIQQYGAEVLRLWVAASDYRNDVRLSDQILKGLSEGYRKVRNTIRYALSNLYDFDPAKHTVPEAELLPLDRWALGRLAEVVARVRKAYEDYEFHLVYATVVDFVAGDLSAVYFDILKDRLYTWRADGQPRRGAQTVLYEVASVLLRLLAPVMSFTAEEAWQTLPGKSAESVFLGGFPAVSTKLDPALAERYAKLFAVRSAVQGVLEAARRDKRIGASLEARVVLTAEGAARDFLQANLAELPGLFITSQVELADVKGEAAQVLEVAQVFGEGVRVTAEVLPAQGAKCPRCWTYSEAVGQGGEVCLKCREALAA